The following coding sequences are from one Capsicum annuum cultivar UCD-10X-F1 chromosome 3, UCD10Xv1.1, whole genome shotgun sequence window:
- the LOC107864520 gene encoding uncharacterized protein LOC107864520, producing MEKQGEIEIGKTNYFEVSFSALRKDVVNVLDFMERLKNEKDQNVVNVYLIERLMRLELAFICTYVQLSYSDLDQFEDKSDCFKSRVELPPPESPSYIQVFSSQYEILQNVSGNMKDFHGLIVIGCIEHDIVQYVSPQFQLIAERVALFLWDVRIDGDSRLFKLPHLLMKIIPVELEVMHICFTNLKASPSAEVGRFSKQLLETSPEVLREYLIHLQEHVVTVITASTSGPRNIHVMIEFLLIILTDLPKEIIHHDKLFDLLARAAALIREVSTLIHDLEEKSRNEESTNETSRTTLDLLKNIELLKEDLKYVYLKAPDSYQCCFPMHLLLIHLNDLLDSDSYSIALIKEEIRLVKEDLEFVRFIKEDVSQLPEKNPKNKSLIVVNSPKNPVERKSLTTGKILGKTTLAYKVYNDERVCSHFDLRAWLTVGQEYDEKKLLMKLFNQVTGDLKVRKDIDVADILRKHLIRKRYLIVLDDVWDTTTWDELTRPFPKVEKGSRIILTTRQKEVALHGKCYTDPLNLRLLKPEESWELLEKRAFGKESCPDELLNVGKEIAQNCKGLPLVADLIAGVIAGREKTKSEVDVRKVIGLSYDHLPHHLKPYFLCLARYPKDSVMDRDVLKAIWRAEGLGEQTGIKSVEEVMKVYLDNLISSSLVIAFNDIGMLNHLRYLYIGTEVKSLPSSISFLWNLEVLRAKNLESTLVLLPSIWDLLKLRMLSMVACSFYDLDTDELDSRGLKSLRT from the exons ATGGAAAAACaaggagaaatagagatagggaAAACAAATTATTTTGAG GTGTCATTTTCTGCTCTTCGCAAGGACGTTGTCAACGTTCTGGATTTCATGGAGAGGTTAAAGaatgaaaaagatcaaaatgttGTTAATGTGTATCTAATTGAAAGGCTGATGAGACTTGAGCTGGCATTTATTTGTACCTACGTCCAGCTTTCTTATTCTGATTTGGATCAGTTTGAAGATAAGAGTGACTGCTTTAAGTCAAGAG TTGAACTTCCTCCTCCTGAATCTCCATCATATATCCAAGTATTCTCGTCTCAGTATGAGATTCTTCAGAATGTGTCTGGCAACATGAAAGATTTCCATGGGCTGATAGTGATTGGTTGCATTGAGCACGACATTGTTCAATATGTCTCGCCTCAGTTTCAACTCATCGCTGAGAGAGTTGCACTCTTCCTTTGGGATGTTCGGATTGATGGAGACTCTCGTCTCTTCAAGCTACCACATCTACTCATGAAGATTATTCCAGTTGAACTGGAGGTCATGCACATATGTTTTACAAATTTGAAAGCTTCACCATCAGCAGAAGTTGGACGCTTTAGTAAGCAACTCCTTGAAACCTCTCCGGAAGTTCTGAGAGAGTATCTGATTCATCTACAAGAGCACGTGGTAACTGTTATTACCGCAAGCACTTCAGGGCCTCGAAACATTCATGTCATGATAGAGTTCCTATTGATTATTCTTACTGATCTGCCCAAGGAAATTATTCATCATGACAAATTATTTGATCTTTTGGCACGTGCGGCCGCACTTATCAGGGAGGTATCAACTCTCATTCACGacttagaagaaaaatcaaggaaCGAAGAGAGTACCAATGAAACAAGTCGTACAACTCTAGACTTGCTGAAAAATATTGAACTCCTCAAGGAAGATCTCAAATATGTTTATCTGAAAGCCCCGGACTCATATCAATGTTGCTTCCCCATGCATCTTCTACTCATCCACTTGAATGATCTGCTAGATTCCGATTCTTATTCAATTGCTTTGATAAAGGAAGAAATTAGACTGGTGAAAGAAGACCTAGAATTC GTCAGGTTTATCAAAGAAGATGTCTCCCAATTACCGGAGAAGAATCCCAAGAACAAGAGCCTCATTGTTGTAAACTCTCCCAAGAATCCAGTTGAAAGAAAATCATTGACAACTGGTAAAATACTT GGCAAAACTACTTTGGCATACAAAGTATACAATGATGAACGAGTTTGTAGTCATTTCGACCTTCGTGCATGGCTCACAGTCGGCCAAGAATATGACGAGAAGAAGTTGTTGATGAAACTTTTTAATCAAGTTACTGGGGATTTGAAGGTCAGAAAGGATATTGATGTTGCTGATATACTACGGAAACATCTGATTAGAAAGAGGTACCTAATTGTGTTAGATGATGTGTGGGATACTACTACATGGGATGAGTTAACCAGACCTTTTCCTAAAGTTGAGAAAGGAAGTAGAATTATATTGACGACTCGACAAAAGGAAGTGGCTTTACATGGAAAGTGCTACACTGATCCTCTTAACCTTCGATTGCTAAAACCTGAAGAAAGTTGGGAGTTATTAGAGAAAAGGGCATTTGGAAAAGAGAGTTGCCCTGACGAACTACTGAATGTTGGAAAAGAAATAGCCCAAAATTGTAAGGGACTTCCTTTGGTGGCTGATCTGATTGCTGGAGTCATTGCAGGGAGGGAAAAGACAAAGTCTGAAGTTGATGTAAGGAAGGTTATAGGATTAAGCTATGACCATTTACCTCATCACCTGAAGCCATACTTTCTCTGCCTTGCAAGATATCCCAAGGACAGTGTAATGGACAGAGATGTGCTGAAAGCAATTTGGCGTGCTGAAGGGCTTGGTGAACAGACAGGGATAAAGAGTGTGGAAGAAGTGATGAAGGTTTATTTGGACAATTTAATTTCCAGTAGCTTGGTAATTGCTTTCAATGATATAG GCATGTTGAATCATTTGAGGTACTTATACATTGGGACAGAAGTTAAATCTCTACCTTCATCTATCTCATTCCTCTGGAATCTTGAAGTCCTCCGGGCGAAAAACCTAGAATCAACCTTGGTATTATTACCGAGTATTTGGGATCTTCTGAAGTTGAGAATGCTGTCCATGGTTGCTTGTTCTTTCTATGATTTGGATACAGATGAACTTGATAGCAGAGGACTTAAAAGTTTGAGAACTTGA